Proteins from a single region of Dyadobacter fanqingshengii:
- a CDS encoding 3-keto-disaccharide hydrolase produces MKKQKLPLTILLLLVTLACANAQKSKDGWENLFNGKDLTGWKQLNGKAKYEVKDGAIVGTSVTDTPNSFLTTEKNYGDFIFECDVKVDNKLNSGIQIRSLSTPDYQNGRVHGYQVEIDPSDRAYSAGLYDEARRGWLYPLDLNPEAKKAFKKDAWNKYRIEAIGSSIRTFLNGVPVAHVIDDMTPSGFICLQVHAIGSKDLEGTQVSWKNVRIKTTDLKPSPAANIRIVNLIPNSLNEAEKAQGYTLLYDGKTADQWRSYGGTDFPSKRWNYADGTITISKSDGSETGNDIVTKKLYGPAFEFEFDFKLTEGANSGVKYFVDQKFSSGGKSGIGCEYQVLDDEKHPDAKLGKNGNRTIASFYDVIPADRPKNAVKKIGEWNQGRIVVQKDGTVQHFLNGYKVVEYVRGSQQFKEFVAESKFKGFEGFGLSQQGNLLLQDHGDNVSFRSLKVKEIK; encoded by the coding sequence ATGAAAAAACAAAAATTGCCGCTGACTATTCTGCTTCTTTTAGTCACACTTGCATGCGCGAATGCGCAAAAATCGAAGGACGGTTGGGAGAATCTTTTCAACGGGAAAGACCTTACCGGCTGGAAACAATTGAATGGAAAAGCTAAGTATGAAGTGAAGGATGGTGCCATTGTGGGAACCTCAGTAACCGACACACCTAATTCTTTCCTTACTACTGAAAAAAATTACGGGGACTTTATTTTTGAATGCGATGTCAAAGTGGATAACAAGCTGAATTCCGGCATTCAGATCAGAAGTTTGTCGACACCTGATTACCAGAATGGCCGCGTACACGGTTACCAGGTTGAAATTGACCCCAGCGACCGCGCTTATTCAGCCGGACTGTATGATGAAGCACGCCGCGGCTGGCTTTATCCGCTGGATCTGAACCCGGAAGCCAAAAAGGCATTCAAAAAAGATGCCTGGAATAAATACCGCATTGAAGCAATTGGCAGTTCTATCCGCACATTCCTGAATGGTGTTCCCGTTGCGCACGTGATTGATGATATGACACCGAGCGGGTTCATCTGTCTGCAAGTGCATGCCATAGGCAGTAAAGATCTGGAAGGAACGCAGGTGAGCTGGAAAAATGTAAGGATCAAAACAACCGACCTTAAACCAAGCCCGGCTGCTAACATTCGCATCGTAAACCTGATCCCAAATTCCCTTAACGAAGCAGAAAAAGCACAAGGTTACACATTGCTTTACGACGGAAAAACAGCCGATCAATGGCGCTCATACGGCGGAACGGATTTTCCCTCTAAACGCTGGAATTACGCTGATGGAACCATTACAATCTCAAAATCAGATGGTTCTGAAACTGGAAATGACATTGTGACCAAAAAATTATATGGCCCGGCATTCGAATTTGAATTTGATTTTAAACTAACCGAAGGCGCCAATAGCGGGGTAAAATATTTTGTAGATCAAAAATTCAGCTCGGGTGGGAAATCGGGCATTGGCTGCGAATACCAGGTGCTGGACGATGAAAAACATCCGGATGCAAAACTTGGTAAAAATGGAAACCGCACCATTGCTTCATTCTACGACGTAATTCCTGCCGACAGACCTAAAAACGCGGTAAAAAAGATCGGTGAGTGGAACCAGGGAAGGATTGTGGTTCAGAAAGACGGAACGGTTCAGCACTTTTTGAATGGTTACAAAGTGGTTGAATATGTGCGCGGATCGCAGCAGTTCAAAGAATTTGTAGCAGAGTCGAAATTTAAAGGATTTGAAGGTTTTGGATTATCACAACAAGGAAACCTGCTTTTGCAAGATCACGGCGACAATGTTTCATTCCGTAGTCTGAAAGTGAAGGAAATAAAATAA
- a CDS encoding Dabb family protein, with protein MEDKSRRKFLQNAGLATIASISPLAAEPEKVKELFIHHVYFYLKDPHNAQDEAKLLEGLHKLAKVPTIQYVHIGKPAETNRSVIVRDYSYSWMCFFKNIIEEEIYQTHPIHLEFIKEYAHLWEKVVIYDSVGPKKVG; from the coding sequence ATGGAAGACAAATCAAGACGGAAGTTTTTACAGAATGCCGGACTGGCTACAATCGCTTCAATTTCTCCGCTGGCAGCTGAGCCGGAAAAAGTGAAGGAGCTGTTCATTCACCACGTTTATTTTTATTTGAAAGATCCTCATAATGCACAGGATGAGGCAAAATTGTTGGAAGGATTGCACAAACTGGCAAAGGTTCCGACCATCCAGTATGTGCACATTGGTAAGCCTGCCGAAACAAACAGATCTGTGATCGTCAGGGATTACTCGTATTCATGGATGTGTTTTTTCAAAAATATTATCGAAGAAGAAATCTATCAGACACATCCTATCCACCTCGAATTCATCAAGGAATATGCTCATTTGTGGGAGAAAGTGGTCATTTACGATTCAGTAGGACCTAAGAAAGTAGGATAA
- a CDS encoding SusC/RagA family TonB-linked outer membrane protein: MKRKFTSTGQSALRLTMAAMIVSGFTAEAFSLNRPNVTHVFSIDKTVSGKITSSEDNTPIPGVSVVLKGSRSGTNTDVEGQFKIDVPDNGAVLVFSSVGFITQEVPVGARSIIDIKLDADMKALTEVVVVGYGSQKKSQTTGAISSVSAKQISEMPITNIGQAMQGRVAGVDVSQSGSKPGSTPKILIRGRRSFNAGNNPLYVVDGIPLAGDRNELMSSATRPFDFVSGGYEDMNPNDVASMEILKDATATAIYGARGANGVVLITTKRGESTKGKTTISYDTYVGVTDALDKIRLFSGPEFAEYLRESRRGIAAGSLYKDANGNPVPTGQVDAFADSKLFEAVELDGIAKNRTTDYQDMILRQGFQQNHSVGVQGGNEKTQFYISGGFFRDKGISEGLDYTRTSLRANIDHNINSRVKVGISSYLMYSVRNGKDLNPYAFTLNQNPLGRAYDDAGKIIFAPTNDALLTNPLAEIVPGAQVDERKKYRIFNSLYTEVKIIEGLKYRINFGPDFAVERGGRFIGAQTNARKGGDPQAAIYNQYGFNWTLENIVTYNKTFAAKHNLGITALHSVQRESFEANTISVQGVPAETQQFYNVGNANAVLGVGSVLIPWTLNSYMARINYDYADKYLVTVTARRDGSSRFGENTKYGTFPGVALGWNISNEPFMKGVSWLDLLKLRVSYGSVGNQGVAPYQTQGLLGRTIYAWDNTPAYGYRPNTIGNPDLRWESSATKNVGIDFSFIKGRIQGSLELYETNTTDLLLSDQLPASIGFNAVTRNVGETRNRGIELGVSTINVNAKNGFKWTTDFQFTKNTEAIISLYNGAVDDLGNKWFIGYPLSEYFDYKKAGIWQTNEADAAKSYGSRVGQIKVQDVNGRSADGQLTGQPDGKINADDRQKLGSDVPDWSGGITNRFNFKGFDLSFFIYARQGQMIISGFHRDNNALAGRYQQMYVDYWTPNNPTNEFPQPNKDQEFPVNNSAIIYYDGSFVKIRNINFGYTFSNNLTKKLGLESLRLFASIQQPKIWSKYRSKYNGVDPETSDTTIGSGVTPATRVSTIGLNVKF; the protein is encoded by the coding sequence ATGAAAAGAAAATTTACTAGTACTGGTCAAAGCGCTTTGCGTCTGACCATGGCAGCGATGATCGTGTCAGGCTTCACCGCCGAGGCATTTTCACTGAACCGGCCCAACGTAACCCATGTTTTTTCTATTGACAAAACCGTGTCTGGGAAAATCACCTCATCAGAAGACAATACACCCATTCCAGGGGTGTCGGTAGTGTTGAAAGGAAGCAGAAGCGGGACAAACACCGATGTGGAAGGACAGTTTAAAATTGATGTGCCGGATAACGGCGCCGTGCTGGTGTTCTCATCTGTTGGATTTATAACCCAGGAAGTGCCGGTTGGCGCCAGAAGCATCATCGACATAAAATTGGATGCTGATATGAAAGCGCTTACAGAGGTTGTAGTCGTGGGTTATGGTAGCCAGAAAAAGAGTCAGACGACGGGTGCGATCTCATCTGTTTCAGCAAAGCAGATCAGTGAAATGCCGATCACGAACATTGGCCAGGCCATGCAGGGCCGCGTGGCGGGGGTGGACGTTTCCCAGTCGGGAAGTAAGCCTGGTTCTACACCAAAGATCCTGATCCGCGGCCGACGTTCATTCAATGCCGGTAACAATCCACTATATGTTGTGGACGGTATTCCGCTGGCTGGTGACCGGAATGAATTAATGTCCTCGGCAACGCGTCCGTTTGATTTCGTCTCCGGCGGATATGAAGACATGAACCCGAATGACGTGGCATCCATGGAAATCCTGAAAGATGCAACGGCAACTGCTATTTATGGTGCAAGGGGCGCCAACGGCGTTGTTCTTATCACAACGAAGAGAGGAGAGTCTACAAAAGGTAAAACAACGATCAGTTACGATACATATGTGGGCGTAACGGACGCGCTGGACAAGATCCGCCTGTTCTCAGGACCCGAATTCGCTGAATATTTGCGTGAGTCGCGGCGCGGCATCGCTGCGGGAAGTCTTTATAAGGATGCAAACGGAAACCCGGTTCCTACGGGCCAGGTGGATGCATTTGCGGATTCGAAATTATTTGAAGCTGTTGAATTGGATGGAATTGCAAAAAACCGCACGACAGATTATCAGGATATGATCCTGCGTCAGGGTTTTCAGCAAAACCATTCTGTGGGTGTACAGGGCGGCAATGAAAAAACGCAGTTCTACATTTCAGGAGGCTTTTTCAGAGATAAGGGAATTTCGGAAGGTCTGGACTATACAAGAACCTCTCTTCGCGCAAACATTGACCATAACATTAACAGCCGCGTGAAAGTGGGTATTTCGTCCTACCTCATGTATTCTGTAAGAAATGGTAAGGATTTGAACCCGTACGCATTTACATTGAATCAAAACCCGCTTGGAAGGGCCTATGATGATGCTGGTAAGATCATTTTTGCGCCTACCAATGACGCACTGCTGACCAACCCGCTGGCAGAGATCGTTCCTGGCGCGCAGGTTGACGAACGTAAAAAATACCGCATTTTCAATAGTCTCTATACCGAAGTCAAGATCATTGAAGGTCTGAAATACCGGATCAATTTTGGTCCTGACTTTGCAGTTGAACGTGGTGGTCGCTTCATCGGCGCGCAAACCAATGCCAGAAAAGGCGGTGATCCGCAGGCCGCTATTTACAACCAATATGGCTTCAACTGGACATTGGAAAACATTGTTACCTATAACAAAACCTTTGCAGCGAAACACAACCTGGGCATTACCGCTCTTCATTCTGTGCAGCGCGAAAGTTTTGAGGCAAACACGATCTCTGTACAGGGCGTCCCTGCTGAAACGCAGCAATTTTACAATGTGGGTAATGCAAATGCAGTGCTGGGAGTTGGTAGTGTACTGATTCCCTGGACCTTGAATTCCTACATGGCGCGTATCAACTATGATTATGCCGACAAATATCTTGTAACGGTTACAGCCCGTCGCGATGGATCGAGCCGTTTTGGAGAAAATACAAAATACGGAACATTCCCGGGCGTTGCTTTGGGTTGGAATATTTCCAATGAACCTTTCATGAAGGGTGTGTCATGGCTCGACCTTTTAAAACTTCGGGTTAGCTACGGTTCTGTGGGTAACCAGGGTGTGGCACCTTACCAGACGCAAGGTTTGCTGGGCAGGACAATTTATGCGTGGGATAACACGCCTGCATATGGATATCGCCCCAATACAATCGGTAACCCGGATCTGAGATGGGAATCTTCGGCAACTAAAAACGTGGGTATCGATTTCAGCTTTATCAAAGGCCGCATCCAGGGTTCTCTTGAACTTTATGAAACCAATACAACCGACCTCCTGCTATCCGATCAGTTGCCTGCTTCTATCGGTTTCAATGCGGTGACGCGCAACGTGGGTGAAACGCGTAACCGCGGAATTGAGCTGGGCGTTTCTACCATTAACGTCAACGCGAAAAACGGTTTCAAATGGACTACCGATTTCCAGTTTACTAAAAACACCGAGGCGATCATTTCTCTTTATAATGGTGCAGTGGATGATTTGGGTAACAAATGGTTTATCGGATATCCTTTGTCTGAATATTTTGATTACAAAAAAGCGGGGATCTGGCAAACCAACGAAGCTGACGCTGCGAAATCGTACGGCAGCAGGGTAGGGCAGATCAAGGTTCAGGATGTAAACGGCCGTAGCGCAGACGGACAACTGACCGGGCAGCCCGATGGCAAAATCAATGCAGATGACCGTCAGAAACTGGGTTCAGATGTACCGGATTGGAGTGGTGGGATCACAAACCGTTTCAATTTCAAAGGATTTGACCTTTCGTTCTTCATTTACGCCAGACAAGGACAGATGATCATCAGCGGATTTCACAGGGATAACAATGCACTCGCTGGCCGTTATCAGCAAATGTATGTGGATTACTGGACACCAAACAATCCGACCAACGAATTTCCGCAGCCAAATAAAGACCAGGAATTCCCGGTTAACAACTCCGCGATCATCTATTATGATGGCTCGTTTGTAAAGATCCGTAACATTAACTTCGGTTACACTTTCAGTAACAACCTGACTAAGAAACTGGGCCTGGAATCGCTTCGTTTGTTTGCAAGTATCCAGCAGCCTAAAATCTGGTCAAAATACCGCTCTAAATACAATGGTGTGGATCCTGAAACTTCCGACACCACTATCGGATCGGGCGTAACACCTGCAACGCGCGTATCCACGATCGGACTTAATGTGAAGTTCTGA
- a CDS encoding DUF6934 family protein produces the protein MKAEKYHVKQLGAHIYQFYSNGVRGNFEMIIMYSPHGNNTFNLGFGVWDEALQNVDDSIELRNGDTDKILATVAQTTLNFLDENPTNSVYARGSSASRTRKYQMGISNFLSYLEINYTIQGFVATKNLDNTLIGTFPNWYGEWQRFRSGVNYDAFLLSLK, from the coding sequence ATGAAAGCTGAAAAATACCATGTGAAACAACTGGGTGCTCATATCTATCAATTTTATAGCAACGGAGTTCGTGGCAATTTTGAAATGATAATTATGTATAGTCCCCACGGGAACAATACGTTTAATTTGGGTTTTGGAGTTTGGGACGAAGCGCTTCAAAACGTTGACGACTCTATTGAATTAAGGAATGGAGACACTGACAAGATTCTGGCAACAGTTGCACAAACAACGTTAAATTTCCTCGATGAAAACCCGACCAACAGTGTTTATGCAAGGGGCAGTTCCGCATCAAGAACGAGAAAATATCAAATGGGAATCAGTAATTTTTTGTCATACCTAGAAATTAATTACACAATCCAGGGTTTCGTGGCCACTAAAAACCTGGACAATACGCTCATAGGAACATTTCCAAATTGGTATGGTGAATGGCAAAGATTCCGTTCCGGAGTTAATTATGATGCCTTTTTGTTATCCTTGAAATGA
- a CDS encoding RagB/SusD family nutrient uptake outer membrane protein codes for MKFKYIKKSYKYIGLLALMLIGQSCSDLLEEEVISSIGNDYINTPKGFEDAAKSAYSSLRNYYGTQQGITLTEFGTDLYATGADGGYKGFHFYDAQLQPTVDYLATIWDETYRGINVCNAVIERAPAATVTDAIKKARVAEMKFLRAHYYFLLMQQYGGVDLRLTETILPTKKTSRAPESEIYKQIISDLESALPDLEAKSKATDYGRATKPAAEHLLAMVFLAKGNSSSKAADDYSKAATYASNVINNYTFKLLPDFASVFDQGNQNHDEVVFAVQYTMDPLTNGTGNSLHLYFGMQYDVQAGMVRDILNGRPFKRMRPTKYCLETVFADRVNDSRYKKTFKDTWICNNPGTFTNVFDNSKSTVTFKAGDTTIFIPGYEMPLAERAKKPYQVLVPSRYDEALFPTNKKFLDPLRPDRTYEPGSRDYMCFRLADTYLLLAEAQLLTGKVKEATDAINMVRRRAAFPGKTAAMEIKQANMNMEMLMEERGRELLGEQIRWMDLKRWGNLVERVQKYNPQAAPNVKPIHLLRPIPQTQIDRTEGGAASFPQNPGY; via the coding sequence ATGAAATTTAAATACATCAAGAAATCATATAAATACATTGGCTTACTGGCATTAATGCTCATAGGCCAGTCGTGCAGTGACCTGTTGGAGGAAGAAGTTATTTCCAGCATTGGTAACGACTACATTAATACGCCCAAAGGGTTTGAAGATGCGGCAAAGTCGGCTTACTCTTCGCTGCGCAATTATTATGGAACGCAGCAGGGGATTACCCTCACCGAATTTGGTACAGACCTTTACGCAACAGGCGCTGATGGCGGATACAAAGGCTTCCACTTTTACGATGCCCAGTTGCAGCCAACCGTGGATTATCTGGCAACGATCTGGGACGAGACTTACCGCGGGATCAACGTATGTAACGCCGTGATCGAACGGGCACCGGCCGCAACCGTTACCGATGCGATCAAAAAGGCGCGTGTAGCAGAAATGAAGTTTTTGCGGGCGCATTATTATTTCCTTTTAATGCAGCAATATGGCGGCGTTGACCTGAGGTTAACAGAAACTATTTTGCCAACCAAGAAAACTTCCCGTGCGCCTGAATCGGAAATTTACAAACAGATTATTTCTGACCTGGAATCTGCTTTGCCGGACCTTGAAGCGAAATCGAAAGCAACGGATTACGGTCGTGCTACTAAGCCGGCGGCGGAGCATTTGCTGGCCATGGTGTTTTTGGCCAAAGGCAATTCATCTTCGAAAGCTGCGGATGATTATTCCAAAGCGGCAACTTATGCTTCCAATGTGATCAATAATTACACATTCAAGCTTTTGCCTGACTTTGCAAGTGTTTTTGACCAGGGAAATCAGAATCATGATGAGGTTGTTTTCGCGGTTCAGTATACCATGGATCCATTGACGAACGGCACAGGAAACAGCCTTCACCTTTATTTCGGGATGCAATATGACGTGCAGGCAGGAATGGTCCGGGATATTTTGAATGGTCGTCCTTTCAAACGCATGCGCCCAACGAAATACTGTCTTGAAACTGTTTTTGCTGACCGTGTAAATGATTCGCGTTACAAAAAAACATTTAAGGACACATGGATCTGTAACAACCCGGGCACGTTTACCAACGTTTTCGATAACTCGAAATCCACAGTAACATTCAAAGCGGGTGATACCACGATCTTTATTCCCGGTTATGAAATGCCACTGGCAGAGCGTGCTAAAAAGCCTTATCAGGTGTTAGTACCAAGCCGTTATGACGAAGCTTTATTCCCGACAAACAAAAAATTCCTTGATCCGCTTCGTCCAGACCGCACTTACGAGCCGGGAAGCCGCGATTATATGTGCTTCCGTTTGGCAGATACGTATTTGTTGCTGGCTGAGGCGCAACTGCTGACAGGAAAGGTGAAGGAAGCCACAGATGCGATCAATATGGTGCGTCGCCGCGCTGCTTTTCCCGGGAAAACCGCTGCGATGGAGATCAAGCAGGCAAACATGAACATGGAAATGTTGATGGAAGAGCGTGGACGTGAATTGCTTGGAGAACAAATTCGCTGGATGGACCTGAAACGCTGGGGTAACCTGGTTGAGCGGGTGCAGAAATACAATCCGCAAGCCGCCCCGAATGTGAAGCCAATCCACTTGCTGCGTCCCATCCCCCAAACACAGATCGACAGAACAGAAGGCGGTGCAGCCTCATTTCCGCAAAATCCGGGCTATTGA
- a CDS encoding cupin domain-containing protein produces the protein MVRFKKQRGDSSHPLHKHPEEESIIIKEGTVEALVNGQMEQLCPGSVIFQASNQMHSIKNVGKTPTTYHVFSWHSAGMKK, from the coding sequence ATGGTAAGATTCAAAAAACAAAGAGGTGACAGCTCGCACCCGCTACACAAACATCCCGAAGAAGAAAGTATCATTATCAAAGAAGGAACCGTAGAAGCGCTGGTGAACGGTCAAATGGAGCAACTATGCCCAGGCTCCGTCATTTTCCAGGCATCAAACCAAATGCATTCGATTAAGAATGTAGGCAAGACGCCTACAACTTACCACGTGTTTAGCTGGCATTCGGCCGGGATGAAGAAGTGA
- a CDS encoding DUF6807 domain-containing protein, translated as MAATALSVLAAGGLAQAQKVDLVNNEKEKKVEVKIDGKAFTSYFYPGEDKLKKAVLYPVQTAKGTLITRGWPLDPRPGERVDHPHHVGIWLNYEDVNGNDYWNNSDAVDHAKRAYGTIIHTGIKSMKSGKDKGELTVTADWKDKNGVLTLQESTTYHFSGKGDQRIIDRSTTLTAVLDEVAMPDIKDGMFAIRVARELELPSNKPEIFTDASGIATKVPVMNNEGITGNYRNSNGVEGEAVWGKRAVWCNLTGKIKDENISVAMIDHPKNVGYPAYWHARGYGLFAVNPLGMKALSDGKETLNFKLKKGESTTFRYRLVIASEHLKDEAINAIAADYAKTK; from the coding sequence ATTGCAGCAACCGCACTTTCTGTTTTGGCAGCAGGCGGATTGGCGCAAGCTCAAAAAGTGGATCTGGTCAATAATGAGAAGGAAAAGAAGGTCGAGGTCAAAATCGATGGTAAGGCTTTTACGTCTTACTTCTATCCGGGTGAAGATAAATTGAAGAAAGCCGTGCTTTATCCGGTTCAAACGGCGAAAGGCACGCTCATTACCAGAGGCTGGCCGCTGGACCCAAGACCAGGCGAGCGTGTTGACCACCCGCACCATGTAGGAATCTGGCTCAACTACGAAGATGTGAATGGGAACGACTACTGGAACAATTCCGATGCCGTGGACCATGCAAAGCGTGCTTACGGAACCATCATTCACACCGGCATCAAATCCATGAAAAGTGGAAAAGACAAAGGTGAGCTGACCGTTACGGCCGACTGGAAAGATAAAAATGGTGTTCTCACGTTGCAGGAATCTACAACCTACCATTTCAGCGGCAAAGGCGACCAGCGCATAATCGATCGTTCCACAACTTTAACTGCGGTGCTGGATGAAGTAGCCATGCCCGACATTAAGGACGGAATGTTCGCCATCCGCGTAGCCCGTGAGCTTGAATTGCCATCCAACAAGCCCGAAATTTTCACCGACGCAAGCGGCATAGCAACCAAAGTTCCGGTCATGAATAATGAAGGGATCACAGGTAATTACCGCAACAGCAATGGTGTTGAAGGAGAAGCTGTCTGGGGCAAGCGCGCTGTCTGGTGTAACCTGACAGGAAAGATCAAAGATGAGAATATCAGCGTGGCCATGATCGACCACCCGAAAAACGTAGGTTATCCAGCTTACTGGCATGCCCGCGGCTACGGTCTTTTCGCTGTAAATCCATTGGGGATGAAGGCGCTAAGCGACGGAAAAGAAACGCTCAACTTCAAACTTAAAAAAGGCGAGTCCACCACTTTCCGCTACCGGCTCGTGATCGCGTCAGAACATTTGAAAGACGAAGCAATCAACGCCATCGCCGCTGACTATGCGAAGACGAAGTAG
- a CDS encoding Gfo/Idh/MocA family protein produces the protein MTSRRDFIKNAALASAGVAVGSNAFSAASYRKILGANDRVRVGIIGFSDRFRSSLAPSFSDHAKELNFEFMGVSDLWNRRRDEAEAFMKGKPYASAEFAKARNNEELLGRKDVDAVIISTADFQHALHCAEAVKSGRDVYVEKPFAETLEDAKVALKAVEASKQIVQVGSQRRSAPNYWAAYEYIKSGKFGDITTVEMTWNVNQPGRWRRKELVSQIRKEDTDWDRFLMNRPKVEWNPRYYLEFRLFYPYSSGIPGQWMAHQIDTVHWFSGLDAPRNVVANGGIYTWKDGRTNVDTFSAAFEYGPFDNKEKGFQVIYSSRFNNEAGGVKEYYYSNGGMINLDTNKITPEGGLQAKDAKGMGLEANLLTEMSLKAGDKISTDANTGSDPMTSLHMRNWMECIRSRKESNAPARVGFNHSVANIMATQALHSGKRVSWDPKKKEIILS, from the coding sequence ATGACAAGCAGAAGGGATTTTATAAAAAATGCAGCGCTGGCTTCGGCGGGTGTTGCCGTTGGTTCAAATGCTTTTAGCGCAGCTAGTTACCGAAAAATTTTGGGCGCAAATGACCGCGTACGTGTGGGGATAATAGGTTTTTCGGACCGTTTCCGCAGCTCACTGGCTCCCAGCTTTTCTGATCATGCGAAAGAACTGAACTTTGAGTTTATGGGCGTTTCCGATCTTTGGAACCGCCGCCGTGACGAGGCCGAGGCATTTATGAAAGGCAAGCCTTATGCGTCTGCCGAATTTGCGAAAGCCAGAAATAACGAAGAGTTACTGGGCCGTAAAGATGTGGATGCCGTTATCATCAGCACCGCCGATTTTCAGCACGCATTGCATTGCGCGGAAGCCGTGAAATCCGGTCGCGACGTGTATGTGGAAAAACCATTCGCCGAAACATTGGAAGATGCCAAAGTGGCTTTGAAAGCAGTTGAAGCTTCAAAACAAATTGTTCAGGTTGGTTCTCAGCGACGTAGTGCACCTAATTATTGGGCTGCTTATGAATACATTAAATCCGGCAAATTTGGTGACATTACCACAGTTGAAATGACGTGGAATGTGAACCAGCCGGGCCGCTGGAGACGGAAGGAACTGGTTTCTCAAATCAGAAAAGAAGATACAGACTGGGACCGCTTCTTAATGAACCGCCCGAAAGTGGAATGGAACCCGCGTTACTATCTTGAATTTCGTTTGTTTTACCCATATTCTTCCGGAATACCGGGGCAATGGATGGCACATCAGATCGACACAGTGCACTGGTTCTCAGGACTTGATGCGCCAAGAAATGTTGTTGCCAACGGGGGGATTTACACATGGAAAGATGGGCGCACAAATGTAGATACGTTCAGCGCCGCTTTTGAATACGGGCCATTTGATAACAAAGAAAAAGGCTTCCAGGTAATTTACTCATCCCGTTTCAATAACGAAGCTGGCGGTGTGAAAGAATACTACTATTCTAATGGTGGAATGATCAACCTGGATACCAATAAAATCACTCCTGAAGGCGGATTACAGGCAAAAGACGCCAAAGGAATGGGACTGGAGGCCAACTTGCTAACGGAAATGTCTCTGAAAGCAGGAGACAAGATCTCCACAGACGCGAACACTGGCTCCGATCCAATGACCTCGCTGCACATGCGCAACTGGATGGAATGTATCCGCAGCCGCAAGGAAAGCAATGCACCAGCGCGCGTAGGTTTCAACCACTCGGTTGCGAACATTATGGCGACGCAGGCGCTTCACTCGGGTAAGCGTGTGAGTTGGGATCCGAAGAAAAAAGAGATTATTTTAAGCTAA